A DNA window from Turicibacter sp. TJ11 contains the following coding sequences:
- a CDS encoding HlyC/CorC family transporter, with product MMDKQPLIIFTLIFLIMMSAYFSATETAFSSLNKIRLKHLTNSGHERAQQVLNVLKQYDQLLSTILIGNNIVNILSASLATILFTTYFPKTGVSISTLVMTILILIFGEISPKSLAREVPEKWAMLSMPLLKFFIIILSPLNFIFTQWKKLLSNIFSFDSSESITPEEIKMLIDEAKHNGNFSETESKLIKSAIEFNQLCADDILTPRVQLIAINLDTSKETIQSLFYTTGFSRLPVYQENIDHIIGILHEKDFNLYKDLPTYSLSQLIKPIIYKTANSKISKLLLTFQQTQTQLAVISDEYGGTLGIVTLEDILEVLVGDIWDEHDTVIHDYKQLNENTYLFNGQTSLTKLSDTLNIKIDADCNSVNGWIINELGYIPKVDEIFNFKNLTIKILNSDSRQVTQIIIIIN from the coding sequence ATGATGGATAAGCAACCGTTAATCATTTTTACTCTCATTTTCTTAATTATGATGTCAGCTTACTTTTCAGCGACAGAAACAGCTTTTTCATCACTCAATAAAATTCGATTGAAGCACTTAACGAATAGTGGTCATGAACGGGCACAACAAGTATTGAATGTTCTAAAGCAATATGATCAATTACTTTCAACTATTTTAATTGGAAATAACATTGTTAATATTTTATCAGCTTCATTAGCGACTATTTTATTTACAACTTATTTCCCGAAAACGGGAGTCAGTATTTCCACTCTTGTAATGACTATTCTTATTCTTATTTTTGGAGAAATTTCTCCTAAAAGTTTGGCTAGAGAGGTTCCAGAGAAATGGGCAATGCTATCAATGCCACTGCTTAAGTTTTTTATCATTATTTTATCGCCTTTAAATTTTATCTTTACTCAATGGAAAAAACTACTTTCTAACATTTTTTCTTTTGATAGTTCTGAATCGATTACTCCTGAAGAAATTAAAATGTTAATTGATGAAGCGAAGCATAACGGTAACTTTAGTGAAACAGAAAGTAAATTAATTAAATCAGCTATTGAGTTTAATCAATTATGCGCTGATGATATTTTAACACCACGTGTTCAATTAATTGCTATTAATCTCGATACGTCAAAAGAAACGATTCAATCATTGTTTTACACCACTGGATTTAGTCGTTTACCCGTTTATCAAGAAAATATTGATCATATTATTGGAATCTTACATGAAAAAGATTTTAACCTATATAAAGATTTACCCACTTACTCTTTATCTCAGTTAATTAAGCCAATTATTTATAAGACCGCTAATAGTAAAATTTCTAAGCTTCTTCTTACCTTTCAACAAACTCAAACACAACTTGCTGTAATCTCTGATGAGTATGGCGGAACACTTGGTATTGTAACACTCGAAGATATTTTAGAGGTTTTAGTGGGTGATATTTGGGATGAACATGATACAGTCATTCATGACTACAAACAACTTAATGAAAATACCTACTTATTTAATGGCCAAACAAGTTTAACTAAACTATCTGATACTCTTAATATTAAGATCGATGCCGATTGTAATAGTGTGAACGGTTGGATTATTAATGAATTAGGATATATTCCTAAAGTCGATGAAATATTTAACTTCAAAAACTTAACAATAAAAATATTAAACTCAGATAGTAGACAGGTGACTCAAATTATAATTATTATCAACTAA